Proteins encoded in a region of the Acidobacteriota bacterium genome:
- a CDS encoding YggS family pyridoxal phosphate-dependent enzyme produces MALGRRRVSTLCERYRDVVERVARAASAAGRAPESVRLVAVSKTVAADAIRELAALGPLILGENRVQEAAAKIPALAGDGAFTWHLVGHLQGNKARRAVELFAMIHSVDSVALLHRLETCCRETGRTLPVLIEVNLAGETAKSGCRPEALPALVEAAGELAHVRVEGLMAVPPFLDDPEAVRPYFRELRRLRDEWAGRCRGAARLEELSMGMTNDFEAAIAEGATYVRVGTAIFGPRGEARG; encoded by the coding sequence ATGGCATTGGGAAGGCGCCGCGTGAGCACACTCTGCGAACGGTACCGGGACGTGGTGGAACGGGTCGCCCGGGCGGCCTCCGCCGCCGGGCGCGCGCCGGAGTCGGTGCGGCTGGTGGCGGTGTCGAAGACCGTCGCCGCCGATGCCATCCGCGAGCTCGCGGCGCTGGGTCCGTTGATCCTCGGCGAGAACCGCGTCCAGGAGGCGGCGGCGAAGATCCCGGCGCTCGCCGGCGACGGCGCCTTCACCTGGCACCTGGTGGGCCACCTGCAGGGGAACAAGGCGCGGCGGGCGGTGGAGCTGTTCGCGATGATCCACTCGGTGGACAGCGTCGCGCTCCTGCACCGCCTCGAGACGTGCTGCCGCGAGACGGGGCGCACGCTGCCCGTCCTGATCGAGGTGAACCTGGCCGGCGAAACCGCCAAGTCGGGCTGCCGTCCCGAGGCGCTCCCCGCGCTCGTCGAGGCGGCGGGCGAGTTGGCGCACGTACGCGTCGAGGGGCTCATGGCGGTGCCGCCGTTCCTCGACGACCCGGAGGCGGTGCGGCCCTACTTCCGGGAGCTGCGCCGGCTGCGCGACGAGTGGGCGGGGCGCTGCCGGGGGGCGGCGCGGCTGGAGGAGCTGTCCATGGGCATGACGAACGACTTTGAGGCGGCCATCGCCGAGGGGGCGACGTACGTCCGCGTGGGCACGGCGATCTTCGGCCCCAGAGGCGAGGCTCGAGGCTAG
- the tmk gene encoding dTMP kinase, whose protein sequence is MAAPTPGHFITFEGVEGCGKTTQILRLADRLRARGLPVTLTREPGGTPFGQAVRRVLLDPAGPPREPAGELLLYLADRCQDLAQCIRPALAAGQVVLCDRYHDATLAYQGAARGIARTVIDRLAAALDILPPDLTFLLDIDPERSLARAIARNAATAEGAAESRFEGEALAFHRAVRAGYLELARREPARFAVIDADRAPDPIFADIAACADALLAGRRRED, encoded by the coding sequence ATGGCAGCACCGACACCGGGACACTTCATCACGTTCGAGGGCGTGGAAGGCTGCGGAAAGACCACCCAGATCCTCCGCCTGGCCGACCGGCTGCGGGCGCGCGGCCTCCCCGTGACCCTCACCCGCGAGCCGGGCGGCACCCCGTTCGGACAGGCCGTGCGCCGGGTGCTGCTGGACCCCGCCGGGCCGCCCCGCGAACCGGCCGGCGAGCTGCTCCTGTACCTGGCCGACCGCTGCCAGGACCTGGCCCAGTGCATCCGCCCCGCCCTGGCCGCCGGGCAGGTGGTGCTCTGCGACCGCTACCACGACGCCACGCTCGCGTACCAGGGCGCCGCCCGCGGCATCGCCCGCACCGTCATCGACCGCCTGGCCGCCGCGTTGGACATCCTGCCCCCGGATCTCACGTTCCTCCTCGACATCGACCCCGAACGGTCACTCGCGCGCGCCATCGCCCGCAACGCCGCCACCGCCGAGGGCGCCGCCGAGAGCCGCTTCGAGGGCGAGGCGCTGGCGTTCCATCGTGCCGTCCGCGCGGGTTATCTCGAGCTGGCGCGCCGCGAGCCGGCGCGGTTCGCCGTCATCGACGCCGACCGCGCGCCCGACCCCATCTTCGCCGACATCGCCGCATGCGCCGACGCCCTGCTGGCCGGCCGGCGCCGGGAGGACTGA